A single window of Paenibacillus sp. SYP-B4298 DNA harbors:
- a CDS encoding ribonuclease domain-containing protein, with translation MNLAHRWKRLWIAGLMLAMAVMVSMLGGCGAMNELLDQPPAASEQGIEAPHTAEQDHSDDPLRNESLGQDGAADHTGIVLDEQFEKMARSDSSLEEFREVALYLIKHQELPEHYMTKAEARKLGWVAQQGNLHKIAPGAAIGGDVFQNREGRLPKAKGRTWYEADIHYDGGKRGAERLLYSNDMLIYMTQDHYQSFTLIYDGKG, from the coding sequence ATGAACCTAGCGCATCGATGGAAGCGGCTATGGATCGCGGGCCTGATGCTCGCCATGGCTGTTATGGTCTCCATGCTGGGAGGCTGCGGCGCAATGAACGAGCTGCTGGATCAGCCGCCCGCTGCCAGTGAGCAAGGAATAGAAGCCCCGCATACAGCGGAGCAGGATCATTCCGATGACCCGCTACGTAACGAATCATTGGGGCAAGATGGAGCTGCCGATCATACTGGTATCGTGCTGGATGAGCAATTTGAGAAGATGGCTCGCAGTGACAGCAGCCTGGAGGAGTTTCGAGAGGTCGCGCTCTACCTCATTAAGCACCAGGAGCTGCCGGAGCACTATATGACCAAGGCCGAAGCGCGCAAGCTCGGCTGGGTTGCCCAGCAAGGCAATCTGCACAAGATTGCGCCCGGCGCAGCCATCGGCGGAGATGTGTTTCAGAATCGCGAGGGGAGGCTCCCCAAAGCCAAGGGGCGTACCTGGTATGAGGCCGATATTCATTATGATGGCGGCAAGCGCGGAGCGGAGCGGCTGCTCTACTCCAATGACATGCTGATCTATATGACTCAGGATCATTATCAGAGCTTTACACTCATCTATGACGGAAAGGGGTGA